A portion of the Callithrix jacchus isolate 240 chromosome 13, calJac240_pri, whole genome shotgun sequence genome contains these proteins:
- the LOC100398008 gene encoding uncharacterized protein LOC100398008 isoform X2 → MCCQNNHSRTDTGQTQHRHSTDTAQTQHRHSTDTGQTQHRHSTDTGQTQHRHRTDTAQTQDRHSTDTGQTQDRHSTDTGQTQHRHRTQDRHRTDTGHRTDTAQTQDTGQTQDRHRTQDRHSTDTGQTQDTGQTQDRHRTQDRHRTQDTGHRTDTGHRTDTAQTQDRHRTQDRYRTQDRHSRDTGHRTHTGHRTDTAHTQNRHRTDTAQTQQRHSPDTGQTQHRHRTDTAQTQDRNTIDTAQTQDTGHSTDTGHRTDTGHRTQHRHRTQDIGHRTDTAQTQDTAQTQGRHRTQHRHRTQDTARTQDRHRTDTAQTQHRHRTDTGQTIPSQKGETGKKKRVQASHPKPTKANSMGS, encoded by the coding sequence atgTGCTGCCAAAACAACCACAGTAGGACAGACACAGGAcagacacagcacagacacagcacagacacagcacagacacagcacagacacagcacagacacaggacagacacagcacagacacagcacagacacaggacagacacagcacagacacaggacagacacagcacagacacaggacagacacagcacagacacaggACAGACACAGGAcagacacagcacagacacaggacagacacagcacagacacaggACACAGGACAGACACAGGACAGACACAGGACACAGGAcagacacagcacagacacaggACACAGGACAGACACAGGACAGACACAGGACACAGGAcagacacagcacagacacaggACAGACACAGGACACAGGACAGACACAGGACAGACATAGGACACAGGACAGACACAGGACACAAGACACAGGACACAGGACAGACACAGGACACAGGAcagacacagcacagacacaggACAGACACAGGACACAGGACAGATACAGGACACAGGACAGACACAGCAGAGACACAGGACACAGGACACACACAGGACACAGGAcagacacagcacacacacagaacagACACAGGAcagacacagcacagacacagcAGAGACACAGTCCAGACACAGGAcagacacagcacagacacaggacagacacagcacagacacaggACAGAAACACGATagacacagcacagacacaggACACAGgacacagcacagacacaggACACAGGACAGACACAGGACACAGGACACAACACAGACACAGGACACAGGACATAGGACACAGGAcagacacagcacagacacaggacacagcacagacacaggGCAGACACAGgacacagcacagacacaggACACAGGACACAGCACGGACACAGGACAGACACAGGAcagacacagcacagacacagcacagacacaggACAGACACAGGACAGACAATCCCATCCCAAAAAGGGGaaacagggaagaagaaaagggtcCAGGCAAGTCACCCAAAACCTACCAAGGCAAATTCCATGGGGTCTTAA